Proteins from one Ipomoea triloba cultivar NCNSP0323 chromosome 1, ASM357664v1 genomic window:
- the LOC116003677 gene encoding uncharacterized protein LOC116003677, producing MAICRHKGYPNLFITFTCNPKWPEIQRYMKKCNLNAEDRPDIVCRVFKMKLDCLVKEIRSGTLFGRVTAVVYTIEFQKRGLPHAHIIVFLERLSTPFTAESMDKFISAEIPDKEVDMEYYKAIEEFMIHGPCGLHRPKSPCMVNNKCSKHFPKKFVNVSSWDDDGYPIYKRSESSRIVEKNGVQLDSRYVVPHNRCLLLKYKAHINVEWCNQSRAIKYLFKYVNKGNDRVTAEFYKSTSDEQQNDTVDEIAMYYDCRYPPVERLSFHLPECQSVVFEDDDRIDNVLNRPTVNQSMFTAWFEANKKFDLAKQLPYIDMPTKFVWKKDIREWHPKQRGFSIGRIFYVPPGSGEIYYLRCLLNVLRGPTNWEDIKSYKGVIYPTFRDACYARGLLDDDKEYIDAIVEASQWSTAQSMRKLFVILLTSNLVNRPENVWNEVWQHLAEDVQFNKRKVLQQEDLCMSDDEKKNLALIEIERLLQSYNKSLKDYPHMPLPNYDDAVLCDNRLLWDELDYDREALLKESQTMERQLTEEQKVVYETVVNDVDHQKGGLYFVYGYGGTGKTFVWRALSAKIWARGDIVINIASSGIASLLLPGGRTAHSRFAIPIAVTEDSTCNITQGSNLAELIIKCKLIIWDEAPMMHKHCFEALDRTLRDLLRFTDTNAENRTFGGKTVVLGGDFRQILPVIPKGTRQDIVSASINSSYLWDSCQTYLSCDTVCKSDAGNGILADMHTPEFLNGLKASGIPNHSLTLKVGSPVMLLRNIDHSMGLCNGTRLIITRLSDHVVEAKIVSGNNAGQIVLIPRMSMTPTDTRLPFKFQRRQFPLMLSYAMTINKSQGQTLTHVGLLLRKPVFVHGQLYVAASRISNPKGLRLLIANEGTKSINYTTNVVYHEVFNNL from the exons ATGGCCATTTGTCGACATAAGGGTTATCCAAATTTATTTATCACATTTACATGCAACCCGAAGTGGCCAGAGATTCAAAGATACATGAAAAAATGCAACCTCAACGCTGAAGATAGGCCAGACATTGTATGTAGGGTGTTTAAGATGAAGCTGGACTGCTTAGTCAAAGAAATACGGTCGGGCACACTCTTCGGTAGAGTTACTGCAG TCGTATATACCATTGAATTCCAGAAGCGCGGTTTACCACATGCTCACATTATAGTCTTTCTGGAAAGATTGTCAACACCATTTACGGCAGAATCAATGGACAAATTCATTTCAGCTGAAATTCCTGACAAAGAGGTAGACATGGAATACTACAAAGCTATTGAAGAGTTTATGATTCATGGACCGTGTGGATTACATAGACCAAAATCTCCATGCATGGTAAATAATAAGTGTTCAAAGCACTTCCCAAAGAAATTTGTTAATGTATCAAGTTGGGATGATGATGGGTATCCGATATACAAGCGAAGCGAAAGTTCTAGAATTGTGGAGAAGAATGGTGTGCAGCTGGATAGTAGATATGTGGTACCGCATAATAGATGTTTGCTTCTCAAGTATAAGGCACACATCAATGTGGAGTGGTGCAATCAGTCTAGGGCGATCAAATATCTTTTTAAGTACGTGAACAAAGGCAACGACAGGGTCACTGCAGAATTCTACAAAAGCACAAGTGATGAGCAACAAAATGACACTGTTGATGAAATAGCAATGTATTACGATTGCAG GTACCCACCAGTTGAAAGACTAAGCTTCCATCTACCTGAATGCCAATCTGTTGTTTTTGAGGATGATGATCGTATAGATAATGTCTTGAATCGACCAACGGTCAATCAAAGTATGTTCACCGCTTGGTTCGAGGCTAACAAGAAATTTGATTTAGCGAAGCAGTTGCCATACATTGACATGCCAACAAAGTTTGTTTGGAAGAAGGATATCAGAGAGTGGCATCCCAAGCAGAGGGGGTTCTCAATTGGAAGAATTTTTTATGTACCTCCAGGAAGTGGTGAAATATACTACTTGAGATGTCTTCTAAATGTACTTCGAGGGCCGACTAATTGGGAGGACATCAAGTCATATAAGGGTGTCATATACCCCACTTTTCGAGATGCATGTTACGCTAGAGGTTTGTTAGACGATGATAAAGAATACATTGACGCCATTGTCGAAGCAAGCCAGTGGTCTACTGCGCAGTCTATGAGGAAATTGTTTGTCATATTACTTACTTCGAACTTGGTCAATCGGCCAGAAAATGTGTGGAATGAAGTGTGGCAACATCTTGCAGAAGATGTACAATTTAACAAGCGCAAAGTGTTGCAACAAGAAG ATTTGTGTATGTCCGATGACGAAAAGAAGAATTTGGCCTTGATTGAAATAGAGCGTTTGTTACAATCGTACAACAAGTCTTTGAAAGATTACCCTCATATGCCACTTCCAAACTACGATGATGCTGTGCTGTGTGATAATCGTTTGTTGTGGGATGAGCTTGATTACGACCGTGAGGCATTATTAAAGGAGAGTCAAACAATGGAGAGGCAATTGACGGAAGAGCAAAAAGTTGTGTACGAAACTGTAGTAAACGACGTAGACCACCAAAAGGGGGGGTTGTACTTTGTCTACGGCTACGGTGGAACTGGGAAAACATTTGTATGGAGAGCGTTATCTGCAAAAATTTGGGCGAGAGGGGATATTGTCATCAACATAGCTTCTAGTGGAATTGCATCTCTACTGCTTCCTGGCGGGCGAACAGCACACTCGAGGTTTGCAATACCAATTGCAGTCACGGAGGATTCGACATGCAACATCACCCAAGGTAGTAACTTGGCAGAACTCATTATAAAGTGCAAACtaataatatgggatgaagcaccgatgatGCACAAGCATTGCTTCGAGGCACTAGATAGGACATTGCGTGATCTACTACGGTTCACTGATACTAATGCTGAAAACAGGACGTTTGGAGGCAAAACAGTAGTACTTGGTGGTGACTTTAGACAAATTCTGCCAGTGATCCCTAAAGGTACAAGGCAAGACATTGTTTCAGCTTCAATCAACTCTTCGTACCTTTGGGATTCATGTCAA ACATATCTAAGCTGCGATACTGTGTGTAAATCTGATGCTGGCAATGGTATCCTCGCTGATATGCACACTCCTGAGTTCCTCAATGGCTTGAAAGCGTCCGGCATACCTAACCATTCTTTAACTTTAAAGGTTGGATCTCCGGTTATGTTGTTGAGAAACATAGATCACTCAATGGGTCTATGTAATGGTACAAGACTTATCATCACCAGATTATCTGATCATGTTGTGGAGGCAAAGATTGTTTCAGGGAATAATGCAGGTCAAATTGTCTTGATACCAAGGATGTCAATGACCCCAACTGATACAAGATTacctttcaaatttcaaagaagacaattcccGTTGATGCTATCATAcgcaatgactatcaacaaaagtcaagggcAAACATTGACACACGTTGGCTTACTATTAAGGAAACCGGTCTTTGTTCATGGTCAACTATACGTGGCGGCTTCAAGGATTAGCAACCCTAAAGGTCTACGACTGTTGATAGCAAACGAAGGTACTAAGAGtattaattatactacaaatgttgtgtaccatgaagtttttaataatttgtaa